The Caloenas nicobarica isolate bCalNic1 chromosome 15, bCalNic1.hap1, whole genome shotgun sequence genome includes a region encoding these proteins:
- the AAR2 gene encoding protein AAR2 homolog, with amino-acid sequence MAGPRLEPELARQLFFEGAAVVVLGVPEGSEFGIDYSSWAVGPRFRGVKMIPPGVHFLHCSAGRAGGGRRETGPRTGLFLGLQRRQVRVLRWDAASEAVRLAPPAPGEAEALRENLQEMDRFLGPYPYETLRKWVSLTSFISEAVMEKLQPESGQICAFSEVLPVAAGRRGAALGAECRSYAEGLARLPRMEPRAGTEIRFTELPTQMFPDGATPEEITRHSMDLSYALEKVIQQRYASQPLDLLAELQFAFICFLIGNVYDAFEHWKRLLNILCRSEDAIGKYQDLYINLISVLYHQLSEIPADFFVDIISQDNFLTSTLQVFFSCTCSAAVDGTLRKKAEKFKAHLTKKFKWDFEAEPDDCAPVVVELPEGVQVD; translated from the exons ATGGCGGGCCCGCGGCTGGAGCCCGAGCTGGCCAGGCAGCTCTTCTTCGAGGGCGCCGCGGTCGTGGTGCTGGGCGTGCCCGAGGGCAGCGAGTTCGGCATCGACTACAGCAGCTGGGCCGTGGGGCCCCGGTTCCGCGGCGTCAAGATGATCCCGCCGGGCGTCCACTTCCTGCACTgcagcgcggggcgggcgggcggcggccgccgggaGACGGGCCCGCGCACCGGGCTGTTCCTCGGCCTGCAGCGGCGGCAGGTGCGGGTGCTGCGCTGGGACGCCGCCAGCGAGGCGGTGCGGCTggcgccgccggccccgggggAGGCCGAGGCCCTCAGGGAGAACCTGCAGGAGATGGACCGCTTCCTCGGGCCCTACCCCTACGAGACCCTGAGGAAGTGGGTCTCgctcaccagcttcatcagcGAAGCGGtgatggagaagctgcagccGGAGAGCGGGCAGATCTGCGCCTTCTCGGAGGTGCTGCcggtggcggcggggcggcgcggggcggccctGGGCGCCGAGTGCCGGAGCTACGCGGAGGGGCTGGCGCGGCTGCCCCGCATGGAGCCCAGAGCCGGCACCGAGATCAGGTTCACGGAGCTGCCGACGCAGATGTTCCCCGATGGTGCTACCCCGGAGGAGATAACCAGGCACAGCATGGACCTCAGCTACGCTCTGGAGAAGGTGATTCAGCAGCGCTACGCCAGCCAGCCTCTGGATCTGCTCG CTGAGTTGCAGTTCGCTTTCATCTGCTTCCTGATCGGGAATGTGTATGATGCATTTGAGCACTGGAAAAGACTCTTAAACATCCTGTGCCGATCTGAAGATGCCATAGGGAAGTATCAAGACCTTTACATCAATCTCATTTCTGTGCTGTATCACCAGCTTAGTGAAATCccagctgatttttttgtgGACATTATTTCTCAGGATAACTTTTTAACCAGCACCTTACAG gtatttttttcctgcacatgCAGTGCTGCTGTTGATGGGACCCTaaggaaaaaggctgaaaaattcAAGGCTCACCTaacaaagaaatttaaatgGGACTTTGAGGCAGAGCCCGATGACTGCGCTCCTGTAGTGGTGGAACTTCCCGAGGGCGTGCAGGTGGATTAA